A DNA window from Amycolatopsis sp. DSM 110486 contains the following coding sequences:
- a CDS encoding TetR/AcrR family transcriptional regulator: protein MAAPSPEDAAGKDRTRDAERTRAEILDVAAAEFAEKGYDGARVEEIAAKTRTTKRMIYYYFTSKDQLFVTVLERAYTVIRSLEQELDVDHLDPVDAIRQLAELTFDHHESHPGFVRLVSIENIHRAEHIARSTTLSTLANPALDVLTRILERGRAAGLFREDVDALDVHMAISAFCVFRTANRYTFNAIFGRDLLDPATREHHRRMLGDLLVSYLTAS, encoded by the coding sequence GTGGCCGCACCGTCGCCGGAAGACGCCGCCGGGAAAGACCGCACCCGCGACGCGGAGCGGACCAGGGCCGAGATCCTCGACGTCGCCGCCGCGGAGTTCGCCGAGAAGGGCTACGACGGCGCCCGTGTGGAGGAAATCGCGGCGAAGACCCGCACCACCAAGCGGATGATCTACTACTACTTCACCAGCAAGGACCAGCTCTTCGTCACGGTGCTGGAGCGGGCCTACACGGTGATCCGCTCGCTGGAGCAGGAGCTCGACGTCGACCACCTCGACCCGGTCGACGCGATCCGCCAGCTCGCCGAGCTCACCTTCGACCACCACGAGTCCCACCCCGGCTTCGTGCGGCTGGTGAGCATCGAGAACATCCACCGCGCCGAGCACATCGCGCGTTCCACCACATTGTCGACGCTCGCCAACCCGGCGCTCGACGTGCTCACCCGCATTCTCGAACGCGGCCGCGCGGCCGGGCTCTTCCGCGAGGACGTGGACGCGCTCGACGTGCACATGGCCATCAGCGCGTTCTGCGTGTTCCGCACCGCGAACCGCTACACGTTCAACGCGATCTTCGGCCGCGACCTGCTCGACCCGGCCACGCGCGAGCACCACCGGCGCATGCTCGGCGACCTGCTCGTGAGCTA
- a CDS encoding shikimate dehydrogenase, with protein MLAGLVGSGIGPSLSPPLHEAEARRLGVRLAYGRFDLDDWGLPANAAGEVVAAARAAGYAGLNVTHPCKQVVLDYLDELSADAAALAAVNTVVFREGTAAGHNTDWSGFARGLETGLPGVPLGSVVLLGAGGAGAAVAHGLLTLGAGRVRVLDLDPARAEALAAALQARFGAERASAGGSVASALATADGLVHATPVGMAAHPGLPLPAELLDPRLWVAEVVYRPLETELVRVASERGCRVLDGGRMAVFQAADALALFTGAEPDAARMRRHFDRLAAPGEREPADVLD; from the coding sequence GTGCTCGCCGGGCTCGTCGGTTCGGGCATCGGCCCGTCGCTGAGCCCGCCGCTGCACGAGGCCGAGGCGCGCCGGCTCGGCGTGCGGCTCGCCTACGGCCGCTTCGACCTCGACGACTGGGGCCTGCCCGCGAACGCCGCGGGCGAGGTGGTGGCGGCCGCGCGTGCCGCGGGCTACGCCGGGCTCAACGTGACGCACCCGTGCAAGCAGGTCGTGCTGGACTACCTCGACGAGCTGTCGGCCGACGCCGCCGCGCTCGCCGCCGTGAACACCGTGGTGTTCCGCGAAGGCACGGCGGCCGGGCACAACACCGACTGGTCCGGCTTCGCGCGTGGTCTCGAAACGGGGCTGCCGGGCGTGCCGCTGGGCTCCGTCGTGCTGCTGGGCGCGGGCGGTGCCGGAGCGGCCGTCGCCCACGGCCTGCTCACGCTCGGCGCGGGCCGCGTGCGCGTGCTCGACCTGGACCCCGCGCGGGCCGAGGCGCTCGCCGCGGCACTGCAAGCGCGCTTCGGTGCGGAGCGGGCTTCGGCCGGCGGCTCGGTGGCGTCGGCCCTGGCCACCGCTGACGGTCTGGTCCACGCCACTCCCGTCGGCATGGCCGCGCACCCGGGCCTGCCGCTGCCGGCCGAGCTGCTGGACCCGCGGCTGTGGGTCGCGGAGGTCGTGTACCGGCCGCTGGAGACGGAGCTCGTGCGCGTCGCCTCCGAACGCGGCTGCCGCGTGCTCGACGGCGGCCGGATGGCCGTGTTCCAGGCCGCCGACGCGCTCGCGTTGTTCACCGGCGCCGAACCCGACGCCGCCCGCATGCGGCGGCACTTCGACCGCCTCGCCGCCCCAGGGGAAAGGGAACCCGCCGATGTCCTCGACTGA
- a CDS encoding bifunctional sugar phosphate isomerase/epimerase/4-hydroxyphenylpyruvate dioxygenase family protein: MSSTEVQTEFRRAIATVCLSGTLEDKLTAAAAAGFDGVEIFESDLLASPWSPKQVREHCADLGLSVDLYQPFRDFEAVAPAVLAANLRRAELKFDVMEQLGADTMLVCSSVSPDAVDDDDLAAEQLHTLAERAAARGLRIAYEALAWGRFVNSYEHSWRIVRRAAHPALGLCLDSFHILSRGSDPAAIRTIPGEKLFFLQLADAPRLEMDVLQWSRHHRLFPGQGAFDLTAFTGHVRAAGYDGPLSLEVFNDVFRQADPGPAAVDAMRSLLALEESLGTTTLPAAPALSGHAFTEIATAGAEVGQALAALGFAHVGQHRTKPVALWQQGEARILVNSSAAAEETASVAALGVESADPVTSADRAQRLLAPVLPRTHSAGEADLSAVAAPDGTSVFFCRTGPGDSWLDDFAAVAGKTVDAGVTGVDHVSLTQPFDHFDEAALFYRAVLGLEPDPVTEFAAPFGLVRSRTVSGGTVRIALDSALLRRGDWAPGVREPQHIAFTTADALASARAMRALGAPLLPIPGNYYDDLDARLAPPPDLLDALRAHSILYDRDEHGVLLHFFTEILGGRVFFEVLQRLDGYAGYGAVNAPVRMAAHRRSRLA, encoded by the coding sequence ATGTCCTCGACTGAAGTGCAGACTGAGTTCCGTCGCGCGATCGCCACCGTCTGCCTGTCCGGCACGCTCGAGGACAAGCTGACCGCCGCCGCGGCCGCCGGGTTCGACGGCGTGGAGATCTTCGAGAGCGACCTCCTCGCCTCGCCGTGGTCGCCGAAGCAGGTGCGCGAGCACTGCGCGGACCTCGGCCTGTCGGTGGACCTCTACCAGCCGTTCCGCGACTTCGAGGCCGTGGCTCCCGCCGTGCTCGCGGCGAACCTGCGCCGCGCGGAGCTCAAGTTCGACGTGATGGAGCAGCTCGGCGCGGACACGATGCTCGTGTGCTCCTCGGTGTCCCCGGACGCGGTGGACGACGACGATCTCGCCGCCGAGCAGCTGCACACGCTGGCCGAGCGCGCCGCCGCGCGTGGGTTGCGGATCGCGTACGAAGCCCTGGCGTGGGGCCGGTTCGTGAACTCCTACGAGCACTCGTGGCGGATCGTGCGCCGCGCCGCGCACCCCGCGCTCGGGCTGTGCCTCGACAGCTTCCACATCCTGTCCAGGGGCAGTGATCCCGCCGCGATCCGGACGATCCCGGGGGAGAAGCTGTTCTTCCTCCAGCTGGCCGACGCGCCGCGGCTGGAGATGGACGTGCTGCAGTGGAGCCGCCACCACCGGCTCTTCCCGGGCCAGGGCGCGTTCGACCTCACGGCCTTCACCGGCCACGTGCGTGCGGCCGGTTACGACGGGCCGCTGTCGCTGGAGGTGTTCAACGACGTGTTCCGCCAGGCCGACCCCGGCCCGGCCGCCGTCGACGCCATGCGATCGCTGCTGGCGCTGGAGGAATCGCTCGGCACGACGACGTTGCCGGCCGCACCAGCGTTGAGCGGGCACGCGTTCACGGAGATCGCCACGGCCGGTGCCGAGGTCGGGCAGGCGTTGGCGGCACTCGGTTTCGCGCACGTCGGGCAGCACCGGACCAAACCCGTTGCACTGTGGCAGCAGGGCGAAGCGCGGATCCTCGTGAACTCCTCCGCCGCGGCCGAGGAGACCGCCTCCGTGGCCGCGCTGGGGGTGGAGAGCGCGGACCCGGTGACCTCGGCGGACCGTGCGCAGCGGCTGCTCGCGCCGGTGCTGCCGCGCACGCACAGCGCGGGAGAGGCCGATCTGTCCGCGGTCGCCGCGCCCGACGGCACCTCGGTGTTCTTCTGCCGCACCGGTCCCGGCGACAGCTGGCTCGACGATTTCGCCGCCGTGGCGGGAAAAACCGTCGACGCCGGAGTGACGGGTGTGGACCACGTGTCGCTGACGCAGCCGTTCGACCACTTCGACGAGGCCGCGCTGTTCTACCGCGCGGTGCTCGGCCTCGAACCGGATCCGGTCACGGAGTTCGCCGCGCCGTTCGGTCTGGTGCGCAGCCGCACGGTCAGCGGCGGCACCGTGCGCATCGCCCTGGACTCCGCCCTGCTGCGCCGCGGCGACTGGGCCCCGGGCGTGCGCGAACCGCAGCACATCGCCTTCACGACGGCCGACGCGCTCGCCAGCGCCCGCGCGATGCGCGCCCTCGGCGCCCCACTCCTGCCGATCCCCGGCAACTACTACGACGACCTCGACGCCCGCTTGGCCCCGCCGCCGGACCTGCTCGACGCCCTGCGCGCCCACTCGATCCTCTACGACCGCGACGAACACGGCGTCCTGCTGCACTTCTTCACCGAAATTCTCGGCGGGCGCGTGTTCTTCGAGGTCCTGCAACGCCTCGACGGCTACGCGGGCTACGGCGCCGTCAACGCGCCCGTCCGCATGGCCGCCCACCGCCGCAGCCGCCTCGCCTGA
- a CDS encoding citrate/2-methylcitrate synthase, with translation MSTDTEVLSIAEAADVLGVKQSTVYAYISRGLLKRHRLPRDRRSWLSRSEVEGFGQRKGTRTLLHDDEPAVSSDTSQVARLDGDTLLYRERDAVELARTASYEEVAELLWEQPDVAPARDLEPELVSAIRRLQDTMPADSLPLDRLKVTATLLGARDSFRYDLSVPSVLSAARTMAPAFVESLPQPGAVCERGRPIAERLWGRLTAEPATPERIAVLSAALVLLADHGLGPSTRAVREAAAKAADPYSAVLAGMSVASGLLLGGGSSLAVQAWLGDIASPASVSRVLEQRLLRGDRLSGFGQPRYRSADPRASELLRLLAEAPADPERLAIVEAAIDLVRRRRDLEPNVEFALGALCFVHGMAEGAGEAVFVIARTAGWIAHSLETYTGR, from the coding sequence GTGAGCACCGACACTGAGGTGCTGTCGATCGCCGAGGCAGCCGACGTCCTCGGGGTCAAGCAGAGCACGGTGTACGCCTACATCAGCCGTGGCCTGCTGAAGCGCCACCGGCTCCCCCGCGACCGGCGCAGCTGGCTCTCGCGCAGCGAGGTCGAGGGCTTCGGGCAGCGCAAGGGCACGCGCACGCTCCTGCACGACGACGAGCCGGCGGTCTCGTCCGACACCAGCCAGGTCGCGCGCCTCGACGGTGACACGTTGCTCTACCGCGAGCGTGACGCCGTGGAGCTGGCGCGCACGGCGTCGTACGAAGAGGTGGCCGAGCTGCTGTGGGAGCAGCCCGACGTAGCGCCCGCGCGCGACCTCGAACCGGAGCTGGTCTCCGCCATCCGCCGGCTGCAGGACACCATGCCGGCCGACAGCCTGCCGCTCGACCGGCTCAAGGTCACCGCGACGCTGCTCGGCGCGCGCGACTCGTTCCGCTACGACCTGTCCGTGCCGTCGGTACTCTCGGCGGCGCGCACGATGGCGCCCGCGTTCGTGGAGTCGCTGCCGCAGCCGGGCGCGGTGTGCGAGCGCGGCCGGCCCATTGCGGAGCGGCTGTGGGGCCGGCTGACAGCGGAACCCGCGACGCCGGAACGGATCGCGGTGCTCTCGGCCGCGCTGGTCCTGCTGGCCGACCACGGCCTCGGCCCGTCGACGCGTGCCGTACGCGAGGCCGCGGCCAAGGCGGCGGACCCGTACTCGGCCGTGCTCGCGGGCATGAGTGTCGCGAGTGGACTGTTGCTGGGCGGTGGTTCGTCACTCGCCGTGCAGGCGTGGCTGGGTGATATCGCTTCGCCCGCCTCGGTTTCGCGGGTGCTCGAACAACGCCTCCTGCGCGGCGACCGGCTGTCCGGCTTCGGGCAGCCGCGGTACCGCAGTGCCGATCCCCGCGCGTCGGAGCTGCTGCGCCTGCTCGCCGAGGCGCCCGCGGACCCCGAACGGCTCGCGATCGTCGAGGCCGCCATAGACCTCGTCCGCCGCCGGCGCGATCTCGAGCCGAACGTCGAGTTCGCGTTGGGTGCCTTGTGTTTCGTGCACGGCATGGCCGAGGGCGCCGGTGAGGCGGTGTTCGTGATCGCCCGCACGGCGGGGTGGATCGCGCACTCGCTGGAGACCTACACCGGCAGGTGA
- a CDS encoding isocitrate/isopropylmalate dehydrogenase family protein produces the protein MQVHDIAVIRGDGIGPELVDAALTVLGAVTAKSGFELHYTDVDAGADTYRRTGVACSPEDLDYLRTAVAATLKGPVGLPDVRFPDGTEAGLLGGILRIGLDAYANVRPALLLPGVTSALGGVKAGGIDYVIVRENTEGLYASRGKGVGNRWAVSDTLMTTREGTLRICRRAFELAAARGGAPNDGKHRVTCVDKSNVLRSHALFREIFFEVAAGFPDVETEVLYADAAAQALVLRPGDFDVLVMENFLGDVLSDLGGATVGGISLCGSGNIGDVSAYFEPIHGSAPSIAGKGLANPIGQILAAAMMLDHLHHVAEGDLVRAAVAGALGAGDIGIRPDGSATGGPTAVAEAVAARLT, from the coding sequence GTGCAGGTTCATGACATCGCCGTCATTCGCGGGGACGGGATCGGTCCCGAGCTGGTCGACGCCGCGCTCACCGTGCTGGGCGCGGTCACGGCCAAGAGCGGCTTCGAGCTTCACTACACCGATGTCGACGCCGGTGCCGACACCTACCGCCGAACCGGCGTGGCCTGCTCGCCCGAAGACCTCGACTACCTGCGCACCGCCGTCGCGGCCACGCTCAAAGGCCCGGTCGGCCTGCCCGACGTGCGGTTCCCGGACGGCACCGAGGCCGGCCTGCTCGGCGGCATCCTGCGGATCGGGCTCGACGCGTACGCCAACGTCCGCCCCGCGCTGCTGCTGCCCGGCGTCACGTCGGCGCTGGGCGGGGTGAAGGCCGGCGGCATCGACTACGTCATCGTCCGCGAGAACACCGAAGGCCTCTACGCCTCACGCGGCAAGGGCGTCGGCAACCGCTGGGCCGTGTCCGACACGCTCATGACCACCCGCGAGGGCACGCTGCGCATCTGCCGTCGCGCGTTCGAGCTCGCGGCGGCCCGCGGCGGCGCGCCCAACGACGGCAAACACCGCGTGACCTGCGTGGACAAGAGCAACGTGCTGCGCAGCCACGCGCTGTTCCGCGAGATCTTCTTCGAGGTCGCCGCCGGCTTCCCCGACGTCGAGACCGAGGTCCTCTACGCCGACGCCGCGGCCCAGGCCCTGGTGCTGCGTCCCGGCGACTTCGACGTGCTGGTGATGGAGAACTTCCTCGGCGACGTGCTCAGCGACCTCGGCGGCGCGACCGTCGGCGGCATCTCGCTGTGCGGCTCCGGAAACATCGGCGACGTCAGCGCGTACTTCGAGCCCATCCACGGCAGCGCGCCCTCGATCGCCGGCAAGGGCCTCGCGAACCCGATCGGGCAGATCCTCGCCGCCGCGATGATGCTCGACCACCTGCACCACGTCGCCGAGGGTGACCTCGTGCGCGCGGCCGTCGCCGGCGCGCTCGGGGCCGGCGACATCGGCATCCGCCCCGACGGCTCGGCGACGGGCGGCCCGACGGCCGTCGCCGAAGCGGTCGCGGCCCGGCTCACCTGA